The following are encoded together in the Chloroflexota bacterium genome:
- the glnA gene encoding type I glutamate--ammonia ligase has translation MIDTQRVDGLEAIEAAKANGIRFVQLQFTDILGLVKAVTIPLHQMEGSVRHGTWFDGSSIEGFTRIAESDQYLMPDMSTFAEIPWQKGAGPRGTARVICDVYTPKGESFAGDPRFVLRRQVEKARKLGYIVNTGPELEFFLFRRGEDGSIQPLPHDQAGYFDFSTDLAQEIRQDMVDALEAFGIKVEAAHHEVAAGQHEIDFEYSDALRTADNAITFKYTLKAIAQQHGLYATFMPKPIHGINGSGMHTHQSLYSIAESRNAFADPDTKYGLSDLARSYMAGILAHARGMIAVLAPTVNSYKRLVPGYEAPTYLTWGRTNRSALIRVPMVSPGRSIEGTRVEVRCPDPSSNTYLAFAAMIAAGLDGVERGLELAEPVEESLFEMDAARIAEKGIKELPGSLGDALEELEKDAVIREALGDHVLNHFVAAKRAEWDEYRTQVSDWEVGRYLDMF, from the coding sequence ATGATCGATACCCAGCGCGTCGACGGGCTCGAGGCCATCGAAGCGGCCAAGGCGAACGGGATCCGATTCGTCCAGCTCCAGTTCACGGACATCCTCGGCCTCGTCAAGGCGGTGACGATCCCGCTCCACCAGATGGAGGGCTCCGTCCGCCACGGGACCTGGTTCGACGGGAGCTCGATCGAGGGGTTCACCCGGATCGCGGAGTCGGATCAGTACCTCATGCCGGATATGAGCACGTTCGCCGAGATCCCGTGGCAGAAGGGCGCCGGCCCGCGTGGCACGGCCCGCGTCATCTGCGACGTGTACACCCCGAAGGGCGAATCGTTCGCGGGCGATCCGCGGTTCGTCCTCCGTCGCCAGGTCGAGAAGGCACGGAAGCTCGGCTACATCGTCAACACCGGTCCCGAGCTCGAGTTCTTCCTCTTCCGGCGCGGTGAGGACGGCTCGATCCAGCCCCTCCCCCACGACCAGGCCGGCTACTTCGACTTCTCGACGGACCTCGCCCAGGAGATCCGCCAGGACATGGTGGACGCCCTCGAGGCGTTCGGGATCAAGGTGGAGGCGGCCCACCACGAGGTCGCCGCCGGGCAGCACGAGATCGACTTCGAGTACTCGGACGCCCTCCGCACGGCCGACAACGCGATCACCTTCAAGTACACCCTCAAGGCGATCGCCCAGCAGCACGGCCTGTACGCGACATTCATGCCCAAGCCGATCCACGGCATCAACGGCTCCGGGATGCACACCCACCAGAGCCTCTACTCGATCGCCGAGTCGCGCAACGCGTTCGCGGACCCGGACACGAAGTACGGCCTGTCAGACCTCGCCCGATCGTACATGGCGGGGATCCTCGCCCACGCTCGGGGCATGATCGCCGTCCTCGCCCCGACCGTGAATTCGTACAAGCGGCTCGTTCCCGGGTACGAGGCGCCGACCTACCTCACCTGGGGCCGGACGAACCGCTCCGCCCTCATCCGCGTGCCGATGGTGTCGCCCGGTCGCTCCATCGAAGGGACGCGGGTCGAGGTCCGCTGCCCGGATCCGTCGTCGAACACCTACCTCGCCTTCGCCGCGATGATCGCGGCTGGACTCGACGGCGTGGAACGGGGGCTCGAGCTCGCCGAGCCGGTCGAGGAGTCGCTCTTCGAGATGGACGCCGCGCGGATCGCCGAGAAGGGGATCAAGGAGCTTCCCGGCTCCCTCGGCGACGCGCTCGAGGAGCTCGAGAAGGACGCCGTCATCCGCGAAGCGCTCGGCGACCACGTCCTCAACCACTTCGTCGCGGCCAAGCGTGCCGAGTGGGACGAGTACCGCACCCAGGTCTCGGACTGGGAGGTCGGCCGCTACCTCGACATGTTCTGA
- a CDS encoding helix-turn-helix domain-containing protein has translation MATLGELHRDLFPSAVARLGSLDGERAIGWVRVLKARVPAFDALDAGDLALVPLSALAIVAAGATEVAALAEGLARSGVSGVVLVAGDVGVASDRAGILGSAGAVGQAGTVGQVAGVGSAAAVGSAGAVGSADALGQALERSLAEVDVPTIAIAGVDVASLERAIIGYLVNRRAELERQASLLEAQLQRLALGESDLPALVRAIGAFLGRAVALEGSRGDTLAVEAPADVVAAAAASAGYLTRIGTARARSVALRVSLPTASGPSGALLLLGERPVGELERVVAERIAGLVALEIARDEAVRRARDDSRRPETLPPDGPGWVVLVARQIVPGDDAGPAERERLRREIQRLAPARRLALRGDVGSIDLRLVASCPQDDPLGLIIAGRIAAFIGRPVAVSRTFIDPDDRATAEAAARGALEAGEVLSGPPAVLRADRSPVYRLIGNLHNLPDGLRLSRALLAPLLSGRPTAERVRLATLRSVLDHGSLLAVAAELGVHRNTVAYRIRRLEALGGWDLADPELRLALGVALRIVQSVQD, from the coding sequence GTGGCCACCCTCGGCGAGCTCCATCGGGACCTCTTCCCGTCGGCGGTCGCACGGCTCGGATCGCTCGACGGTGAGCGGGCGATCGGCTGGGTCCGGGTCCTCAAGGCGCGAGTGCCCGCGTTCGACGCGCTGGACGCCGGCGATCTCGCGCTCGTCCCGCTGTCCGCGCTCGCGATCGTCGCCGCCGGGGCGACGGAGGTGGCAGCGCTCGCTGAGGGGCTCGCGCGCAGCGGTGTCTCGGGGGTCGTGCTCGTCGCCGGAGACGTGGGGGTGGCCTCCGATCGGGCGGGCATCCTCGGGTCCGCGGGGGCCGTCGGGCAGGCGGGCACCGTCGGCCAGGTGGCAGGCGTCGGGTCGGCGGCTGCCGTCGGTTCGGCGGGTGCCGTCGGTTCCGCCGACGCCCTCGGGCAGGCCCTCGAGCGGTCGCTCGCGGAGGTGGACGTCCCGACGATCGCGATCGCCGGGGTGGACGTCGCGTCGCTCGAGCGGGCGATCATCGGGTACCTCGTCAATCGCCGTGCCGAGCTCGAGCGCCAGGCATCGCTCCTCGAGGCGCAGCTGCAGCGGCTCGCCCTCGGCGAGAGCGATCTCCCCGCGCTCGTGCGGGCGATCGGCGCGTTCCTCGGCCGAGCCGTCGCGCTGGAGGGATCGCGCGGCGACACACTCGCCGTGGAAGCTCCGGCGGATGTCGTCGCCGCGGCCGCGGCGTCAGCCGGATACCTGACCCGGATCGGGACGGCGCGGGCTCGCTCCGTCGCCCTGCGGGTCTCGCTGCCGACCGCGAGCGGGCCGTCGGGCGCGCTGCTCCTGCTCGGCGAACGCCCGGTCGGCGAGCTCGAACGCGTCGTCGCCGAGCGGATCGCCGGGCTCGTCGCCCTCGAGATCGCCCGGGACGAGGCGGTCCGGCGAGCCCGCGACGATTCCCGGCGGCCCGAGACGCTCCCGCCGGACGGACCGGGCTGGGTCGTCCTCGTCGCCCGCCAGATCGTGCCCGGCGACGACGCTGGGCCCGCCGAACGAGAGCGCCTCCGGCGAGAGATCCAGCGTCTCGCTCCGGCGCGCCGGCTCGCCCTGCGCGGCGACGTCGGGAGCATCGACCTCCGCCTCGTGGCCAGCTGTCCCCAGGACGATCCGCTCGGCCTCATCATCGCCGGCCGGATCGCCGCCTTCATCGGCCGGCCGGTGGCCGTCTCACGGACGTTCATCGACCCGGACGATCGAGCGACCGCGGAGGCCGCGGCCCGCGGCGCGCTCGAGGCGGGCGAGGTCCTGTCCGGCCCGCCGGCGGTTCTTCGAGCGGATCGGTCGCCGGTCTACCGGCTCATCGGCAACCTGCACAACCTGCCGGACGGACTTCGCCTGTCGCGGGCACTCCTCGCACCGCTGCTCAGCGGCCGTCCCACGGCGGAGCGAGTGCGACTCGCGACCCTCCGATCCGTGCTCGATCATGGATCGCTGCTCGCGGTGGCGGCGGAGCTCGGCGTCCATCGGAACACTGTGGCCTACCGCATCCGTCGGCTGGAGGCGCTCGGCGGCTGGGATCTCGCCGACCCGGAGCTCCGTCTCGCGCTCGGCGTGGCCCTCAGAATTGTGCAATCGGTACAAGACTAG